A window of Nonomuraea angiospora genomic DNA:
TCGAGATCGTCACCACCACCGCTCACGAAAGCGTTGTCGCGGCCCTGACCGGCTGTCATTCGGATGTCCATCCTCTCGTTACGGTTTGTCGCCCGGGTGCCGCCATCGATGGTGTTGGTCAGCCGTTCCCCCTCGGACTGATCCACTGAGCCTCCGGGTGGTTCCAAGCATGGAGGGCTGACGCAGCGTCAAGGTCAAGCCCACAGGGCAGGTTCGATTCGTCTGCGTACGTCGTCGATCGTCCGGAACCCGGTGCCGTCCTGCCAGGCGGGCGCGCACCGCCCCTACCGCGATCATGAAGTTAGTCCGGGTTGCCCGGTTCTGGTCCTATTCGAGCTCGACATGAGTCGCCACCTGGAGCTGGACGGCGTTCCGCTCGGGCGGTCCAGCGCCCCGTGACGCACGGGGTCGGGCCAGGGCGAGGACCGTGTCCTGTTCCCGGTCGCCGAGGCCTTGCTCGTCAAGGCGTTCGATGGCGTAGTCGCTGATGCGTTCGCCGTACAGGCCGGCGGCTTGGGCCCGGCGGACCAGACGAATGGCTGCCTCTGCGGCCTGGCGCCAGTCCACCTGGTGGTGCCGGCAGCACGCACGAGAGGCCTGGCGGGGCACGAGCCGGGGAGCCAGGCGGCGGATCCGCCGCCTGACCCAGACCTTCGGGGCGATCATGCGGGCCGGTTCGCGGATCTCGTTGGGTACGGGCAGGCGCTCCGGCATGCGCCATCGTTAGCCGGAGTTGGCGCCTGCTCTTCGGGGCATGATCGAGGGCCGCGCCTCGGGGCAGCGGACCCCGTTGGCCGGGACCGACTGCGAGATCAGGTAGCGGTCGATCGCGCCCATGGTGCACTCGCTCCGGCCGTACACGCTGTGCCCCGAGCCCTCGTACGTGAGCACGCGGGCCTTGGCACCGATCTGCTCGGCCGTGCTGAGCGTCCACAGGTAGCCGGTGGCGGGGTCGTTCAGCGAGGAGGCCAGCAGGATGGGCGCGGTGGCGTCCACGCGCAGCCGGTGCTGCGGGTTGGGAATGGGCGTGGGCTGCCCCAGGCAACCGGCGATCCGGCTCAGCGCGGGCGGGCTGTACCTCATGTCCCTGGCCCGCGGCGCCTGCCGACGCAGGAGCGAGGCGTACTGCGTGTAGTCGGCGACCGGCAGGTGGAAATCCTGGCAGAACACCGGCGTACTGACCCTCACCTCCTCGTCCTTCTCGGTGCTCGCCGCCGCGTACGGGCCGCCGGTGTCGATGGCGACCAGCAGTTGGGCGAGTTCCGCCCAGTTGGGGTTGTAAAGTCCGGAGAACGCTGTGTCGACCAGCTCGTAGGCGCCCATGGGTACGTCTGGCAGACCCGGCTCGTGAAGCTCCCCGCGGTCGGCCCGCTCGAGAAGCCTCTTCCAGAACGCCCGGATGTCCTTGCCGTTCAGCGCGCACGACGCCGTCGCCTCACACCAGGTGACGAACTGGTCGAACGCCCCCGCCGTATGGGTGGCCGTGGTGCTCAGGTAGCTCGTGGTGTTCACGCTGTGGTCGAAGTTCGAGTCGAGCGCGAGCGCCCTGACCTTGCCGGGGAAGCGCTCGGCGTACGCCTGGCCGATCAGGGTGCCATGCGAGA
This region includes:
- a CDS encoding alpha/beta hydrolase, which translates into the protein MTNHVLLAAVSSLVISLLPGGVASAAASPQTITWTPCPEDTTAECGTLKVPIDWDTPGGATVDLAVARRKAAIPGARVGSLVVNPGGPGGSGVDFVVHGSSYFSAELRNRFDIVGFDPRGVGRSHPVVCSAALVRERPHPLIKNQTDMDAWVSFNQRLREDCRARTGPLYDRVSSLDVARDVEALRAALGDDKLTYYGVSHGTLIGQAYAERFPGKVRALALDSNFDHSVNTTSYLSTTATHTAGAFDQFVTWCEATASCALNGKDIRAFWKRLLERADRGELHEPGLPDVPMGAYELVDTAFSGLYNPNWAELAQLLVAIDTGGPYAAASTEKDEEVRVSTPVFCQDFHLPVADYTQYASLLRRQAPRARDMRYSPPALSRIAGCLGQPTPIPNPQHRLRVDATAPILLASSLNDPATGYLWTLSTAEQIGAKARVLTYEGSGHSVYGRSECTMGAIDRYLISQSVPANGVRCPEARPSIMPRRAGANSG